Proteins from one Thermosipho atlanticus DSM 15807 genomic window:
- a CDS encoding dihydrodipicolinate synthase family protein — protein sequence MSTIKGVIVASLTPLDKYGENVDLVLIKDYVDFLYQKGVNGVFVNGTTGEGLLLELDEKKKILYEFKKYSEGKLKIISHCGSLNFSEIKALIQFSKSIDVDAIAVVTPFYYKFSKDEIINFYREVCKQAESLPVFAYNIPGLTNNWVTPDVLKTLKKSFDNFVGVKDSSGSFKHILSLIKTDLDVLVGYDEAFLPSLVMGAKGCVSGPAGVFPEFFVQVWNLFEEGNIKEAQRVQEKLTELSLTIGNGADIPLLKAVMRLRGLKFGGMRFPFSLPDSRKLEKVENELIKLSEKYSFSLKIF from the coding sequence ATGAGTACTATAAAAGGCGTAATAGTTGCAAGTTTGACTCCACTGGATAAATATGGTGAGAATGTGGATTTAGTTTTAATAAAAGACTATGTTGATTTTTTATATCAAAAAGGTGTAAATGGTGTATTTGTTAATGGTACTACAGGAGAAGGTTTGTTATTAGAACTTGATGAAAAGAAAAAAATATTGTATGAGTTTAAAAAATATTCGGAAGGAAAGTTAAAAATAATTTCACATTGTGGTTCACTTAATTTTTCTGAGATTAAAGCATTGATACAATTCTCAAAAAGCATAGATGTTGATGCTATAGCAGTAGTTACACCATTTTATTATAAGTTTTCTAAAGATGAGATAATAAATTTTTATCGTGAAGTTTGTAAACAAGCGGAAAGTTTGCCAGTTTTTGCATATAATATACCGGGATTAACAAACAATTGGGTAACCCCCGATGTTTTAAAAACTTTAAAGAAGAGTTTTGATAATTTTGTTGGAGTAAAAGACAGTAGTGGTAGTTTTAAACATATTTTGTCACTGATAAAGACAGATTTAGATGTTTTGGTCGGTTATGATGAAGCTTTTTTACCTTCATTGGTTATGGGAGCAAAGGGTTGTGTTTCAGGCCCGGCCGGGGTTTTTCCTGAATTTTTCGTTCAAGTATGGAATTTGTTTGAGGAAGGTAATATAAAAGAAGCACAGAGAGTTCAAGAAAAATTAACCGAATTGTCATTAACAATTGGTAATGGGGCAGATATTCCGTTGTTAAAGGCCGTTATGAGACTTAGAGGACTAAAATTTGGTGGTATGAGATTTCCGTTTTCGTTGCCAGATTCTCGAAAGTTGGAAAAAGTTGAAAATGAATTAATAAAGTTAAGTGAAAAATATTCGTTTTCTCTGAAGATCTTTTAA
- a CDS encoding rhamnulokinase, whose amino-acid sequence MSKRYLAIDFGASSVKAVVGEFDGARVKILERKRYNNEYLKNNSFYLWNLGSFVDIVFHAVDWAKEKYNILSFAIDSWGVDFGIVFKNSPFLIFPFHYRNMFEHTDIVNKTIKELGGGYFLFKKTGVFPHPYNTLFQIELLKTLEPRIFYKHFLILNIPQLLIYLLGNKEFAEYTLATTTQLYSIENKDWDEEILGFLGIKKENMGAIRIPAGIAGQFNGVDIINISSHDTACAFNTLPFEDEETLIISSGSWNVIGVKVDKPILNEDVYKRQFSNEGTFEGKFRLVSNTPGFWILEEILRELNYKGKRVDYDMMLKLASTSTLDDYYVSLKKVDFQTPGNIISKLKNEIKEIRNINDVIRVALNSVVNEVDIVFRFLKSIVGGLNRVYLVGGGVKNRLFCKLLSEKLKIPVFTGVSESSAIGNILSQIYIQEKMKSIKDLKTIIKNSFELTKIV is encoded by the coding sequence ATGTCAAAAAGATACTTAGCAATTGATTTTGGAGCTTCTAGTGTGAAAGCTGTTGTTGGTGAATTTGATGGGGCTAGAGTAAAAATTTTAGAGAGAAAAAGGTATAATAACGAATATCTTAAAAATAATTCATTTTACTTGTGGAACTTGGGGAGTTTTGTTGATATTGTTTTTCATGCCGTTGATTGGGCAAAAGAAAAATATAATATATTGTCTTTTGCAATAGATTCATGGGGAGTTGATTTTGGAATAGTTTTTAAGAATTCTCCTTTTTTAATATTCCCTTTCCATTATCGAAATATGTTTGAGCATACAGATATTGTGAATAAGACAATAAAGGAGTTAGGAGGTGGATATTTTCTTTTCAAAAAAACAGGGGTTTTTCCACATCCTTATAACACATTATTTCAAATTGAACTTTTAAAAACATTGGAGCCGAGAATTTTTTATAAACATTTTTTAATTTTGAATATTCCTCAATTGTTAATTTATTTATTGGGCAATAAAGAATTTGCAGAATATACTTTGGCTACAACAACACAATTATATTCAATTGAAAATAAAGATTGGGATGAAGAAATTTTAGGATTTTTAGGAATAAAAAAAGAAAATATGGGAGCGATAAGAATTCCTGCAGGAATTGCTGGACAATTTAATGGAGTTGACATTATTAACATTTCATCACATGATACTGCTTGTGCGTTTAACACTCTTCCTTTTGAAGATGAAGAAACTTTAATAATTAGTTCAGGAAGTTGGAACGTGATAGGCGTAAAAGTAGATAAACCTATTTTAAACGAAGATGTTTACAAAAGACAGTTTTCTAATGAAGGAACGTTCGAAGGAAAATTTAGGTTAGTCTCTAATACACCGGGTTTTTGGATTTTGGAAGAAATTTTAAGGGAGTTAAATTATAAAGGTAAGAGAGTTGATTATGATATGATGCTTAAACTAGCATCAACGTCAACCTTAGATGATTATTACGTAAGTCTTAAAAAAGTAGATTTCCAAACACCAGGAAATATTATTTCTAAATTGAAAAATGAAATAAAAGAAATAAGAAATATAAATGACGTAATAAGAGTTGCATTAAATAGCGTGGTTAATGAAGTTGATATTGTTTTTAGGTTTCTAAAAAGTATTGTAGGGGGATTGAATAGGGTTTATTTGGTTGGAGGAGGAGTGAAAAATAGATTGTTTTGTAAATTATTATCTGAAAAATTAAAAATACCTGTTTTTACAGGAGTTTCTGAAAGTTCTGCAATTGGAAACATTTTGAGTCAGATTTACATTCAAGAGAAAATGAAAAGTATAAAAGATTTAAAAACAATAATTAAAAATTCATTTGAATTAACAAAAATAGTTTAG
- a CDS encoding RbsD/FucU family protein, translating to MLKKIPVQISPDLMKTLMEMGHGDEILLADGNFPAHSYDKKVIRADGLGIPELMEAILKFLPLDTFVKTNVFLMDNGLEEKPKIWNEYVKILESSGEKYSYEPLERFKFYERCKNVFAIVATSETALYANVILKKGVVIK from the coding sequence ATGTTAAAAAAAATTCCTGTTCAAATTTCGCCAGATTTAATGAAAACATTAATGGAAATGGGGCATGGAGATGAAATTTTACTCGCTGATGGGAATTTTCCAGCGCATTCATATGACAAAAAAGTTATTCGAGCAGATGGATTAGGAATACCTGAACTTATGGAAGCGATTTTGAAGTTTTTGCCTTTGGATACGTTTGTTAAAACAAATGTATTTTTAATGGATAATGGTTTAGAGGAAAAGCCGAAAATTTGGAATGAATATGTGAAAATTTTAGAAAGTTCTGGTGAAAAGTATAGTTACGAACCTTTAGAAAGATTTAAATTTTACGAAAGATGTAAAAATGTTTTTGCAATTGTTGCCACAAGTGAAACAGCATTGTATGCAAATGTAATTTTAAAAAAAGGGGTTGTAATTAAATGA
- a CDS encoding TRAP transporter large permease — protein sequence MALTTFFLTFGLMFLFGYPLALAMIASGILYMLFSGLSLSGLIDMLVIHFSSQTVLIAVPLFIFTANVMNECKVTEIMFDFIVKAMGRIRGGLGYANILASIIFAGMSGSEIADVAGIGAIEIKAMQDAGYDGPFSCAVTSASATIGPIIPPSIPMVIYSMLTGASLGYLFLAGFLPGLLLGALEMLMVFYLSKKRNYPLGEKYPIPILFRSFLKSFPALLAPILLLVGIYGGAFTATEAAAVVGLYVIIISIIVYRTLGLRRLYRIFVLTVQSIGFISIIVAAAYMVSYIMAREQVPAAITSAFIKSGMLSSKVLLLFGINLLYFVLGMFIDVSVIQLVVIPMILPLVQQAGIDLVHFGVITTVNLMMALDTPPYGQTGYITSAISGTPVKDVFKEMIKYWIPIELLALLIITYWPDFVLLIPRLFGYKG from the coding sequence ATGGCTTTAACTACATTTTTTCTAACATTTGGCTTGATGTTTTTATTTGGTTATCCTTTGGCTCTTGCTATGATTGCGAGTGGAATTTTATACATGTTGTTTTCTGGTTTAAGTCTTTCAGGACTTATTGATATGCTTGTTATACACTTTTCTTCTCAAACAGTATTGATTGCAGTTCCATTATTTATATTTACAGCAAATGTTATGAATGAATGTAAAGTAACGGAAATTATGTTTGACTTTATTGTAAAAGCGATGGGAAGAATACGAGGAGGACTTGGATATGCTAATATTTTGGCAAGTATCATTTTTGCTGGTATGAGTGGCTCAGAAATTGCCGATGTTGCAGGGATTGGAGCAATAGAAATTAAAGCAATGCAGGATGCAGGATATGATGGACCATTTTCTTGTGCTGTTACTTCTGCTTCTGCAACAATTGGACCTATAATACCGCCAAGTATACCTATGGTAATTTATTCTATGCTCACTGGAGCATCATTAGGATATTTGTTTTTAGCAGGATTTTTGCCAGGATTATTATTAGGAGCTTTGGAAATGTTGATGGTTTTCTATTTATCAAAAAAGAGAAATTATCCGCTTGGTGAAAAATATCCAATTCCAATTTTGTTTAGGTCATTTTTGAAATCTTTCCCTGCTTTGCTTGCACCGATACTTTTGTTAGTGGGAATATATGGAGGAGCTTTTACTGCCACAGAAGCTGCAGCTGTAGTCGGGTTATATGTTATTATTATAAGCATTATTGTGTATAGAACTTTAGGATTAAGAAGACTTTATAGGATTTTCGTTCTGACTGTTCAATCCATAGGTTTTATAAGTATTATTGTCGCAGCTGCATATATGGTTTCTTATATTATGGCTCGCGAACAAGTTCCCGCAGCTATAACATCAGCCTTCATAAAGTCTGGTATGCTTTCGAGTAAAGTTCTTTTGCTATTTGGAATAAATCTTTTGTATTTCGTCCTTGGAATGTTTATTGACGTTTCGGTTATTCAGTTAGTAGTTATTCCAATGATTTTGCCACTTGTTCAGCAAGCAGGAATAGATCTAGTTCATTTTGGAGTTATTACAACTGTCAATTTAATGATGGCACTAGATACTCCACCATATGGGCAAACTGGTTATATAACAAGTGCTATTAGTGGAACTCCTGTAAAGGATGTTTTTAAGGAGATGATTAAATATTGGATTCCTATTGAGCTACTTGCTCTTTTGATAATTACTTATTGGCCTGATTTTGTCTTATTGATACCAAGGTTATTTGGCTATAAAGGTTAA
- a CDS encoding carbohydrate kinase family protein: MILCAGEALIDMIGQKRKGIKNSDSFRPRVGGSPLNTVVGLARLGTRVAFLTKIGEDYFGTKIEEFLINEKVEIKYVFKSLNQKTPLAFIALSQNKVPEYDFYRQNTADLYITEGEIKEIDIEKFEIFHFGSISLIGGETAKNLTKLFFKAKEKGKIVSLDPNVRSNLIFDVDEYRKRLIKMMKFADVLKLSVEDMNFFVPNGTFESFVKDLKREDKLTILTMGEKGSKAIYRGKDFKVRAMKKGKVVDTTGCGDAYMAAVLYMINKKRNTLKYEDIHEIMNFASHIAGIVASKYGGASSMPMKEEVAF, encoded by the coding sequence ATGATTTTATGCGCTGGTGAAGCACTAATTGATATGATAGGACAAAAAAGAAAAGGAATAAAAAATAGTGATTCTTTTAGGCCAAGAGTTGGCGGTTCGCCTTTGAACACAGTTGTAGGTCTTGCAAGATTGGGGACAAGAGTAGCCTTTTTAACTAAAATAGGTGAAGATTATTTTGGGACAAAGATCGAAGAATTTTTGATAAACGAGAAAGTTGAAATAAAATACGTTTTTAAAAGCCTTAATCAAAAAACACCTTTAGCATTTATCGCCCTTTCTCAAAATAAAGTTCCTGAATATGATTTTTATAGACAAAACACAGCAGATTTATATATAACTGAAGGTGAAATAAAAGAGATCGATATTGAAAAATTTGAAATTTTTCACTTTGGTTCAATTTCCTTAATAGGAGGTGAAACAGCAAAGAATCTAACAAAATTATTTTTTAAAGCAAAAGAAAAGGGAAAAATAGTATCATTAGATCCAAATGTACGAAGTAATTTAATTTTTGATGTAGATGAATATAGAAAAAGGTTAATTAAAATGATGAAATTTGCAGACGTTTTAAAATTAAGCGTTGAAGATATGAATTTTTTTGTGCCAAATGGTACTTTTGAATCCTTTGTGAAAGATTTAAAAAGAGAAGATAAGTTAACTATTTTAACAATGGGAGAAAAAGGTTCAAAAGCCATTTATAGAGGAAAGGATTTTAAAGTTAGAGCGATGAAAAAAGGCAAAGTAGTTGATACAACCGGTTGTGGTGATGCATATATGGCTGCTGTTTTATATATGATAAATAAAAAAAGAAATACTCTGAAGTATGAAGATATACATGAAATTATGAATTTTGCTTCTCACATTGCAGGAATTGTAGCATCGAAATATGGTGGAGCATCATCCATGCCAATGAAAGAAGAAGTAGCATTTTAA
- a CDS encoding sialic acid TRAP transporter substrate-binding protein SiaP: MKKVLFVFLILVFSIFAIAAPKYILKFGTVAAPTQPQVKAMEKFAEVVKELSGGNIEVQIFHSGQLGDQRSMILAVMRGDLDMLCDTGPAWFADIGGMPEFGVFNAAYVFKDLDHMYRVMTSKMVQDMFNQLAKKTNLRVLDTWYLGTRELNLTSKVGPVKTPEDLKGVKLRMPNSKVYLDMGRALGAQPTPMDFTDVYLGLKTGAIDGQDNPLPTDLAAKFVEVTKYIVLTDHLIGILNPVINEKLWESMPEEYKVYIKKAMEVARYYMNYLVTQQEAELLNTFVKDYGMEIVIPNKEAFMKRALEYYSQPQFDKLWGKGMYKKIQNM, translated from the coding sequence ATGAAAAAGGTATTATTTGTTTTTTTGATTCTTGTGTTCTCAATTTTTGCAATAGCTGCTCCAAAGTATATTCTTAAATTTGGAACAGTTGCAGCTCCAACTCAGCCTCAGGTAAAAGCTATGGAAAAATTTGCAGAAGTTGTTAAAGAACTTAGTGGTGGAAATATTGAAGTGCAAATCTTTCATTCTGGACAGTTAGGAGATCAACGTTCAATGATTTTAGCTGTTATGCGCGGAGATTTGGATATGCTTTGTGATACTGGGCCAGCTTGGTTTGCGGATATTGGTGGTATGCCAGAATTTGGAGTCTTCAACGCTGCATATGTTTTCAAGGATTTAGATCATATGTATAGAGTTATGACAAGTAAAATGGTCCAAGATATGTTTAATCAACTTGCCAAAAAAACAAATCTTAGAGTACTTGATACCTGGTATTTAGGGACAAGAGAATTAAATTTAACTTCGAAAGTAGGGCCAGTAAAAACTCCAGAAGATTTGAAAGGTGTTAAACTAAGAATGCCCAACAGTAAGGTCTATTTAGATATGGGACGTGCTCTTGGAGCACAACCAACACCGATGGATTTTACTGATGTTTATCTTGGATTAAAAACTGGCGCAATTGATGGGCAAGATAATCCTCTTCCAACTGATTTAGCTGCAAAATTTGTAGAAGTAACGAAATATATTGTCTTGACAGATCATCTTATTGGTATTTTAAATCCTGTAATTAATGAAAAATTATGGGAATCAATGCCTGAAGAGTACAAAGTTTATATTAAAAAGGCTATGGAAGTTGCAAGATATTATATGAACTATCTTGTAACTCAACAAGAAGCAGAATTGTTAAACACATTCGTTAAAGACTATGGTATGGAAATTGTTATTCCTAATAAAGAAGCATTTATGAAACGTGCTTTGGAATATTATAGCCAACCTCAATTCGATAAACTTTGGGGAAAAGGCATGTATAAGAAGATCCAAAATATGTAA
- a CDS encoding transaldolase family protein: MIFIDSISSEAINLVNKHSFFKGLTTNPTILKKNNLNFYDAIQVLLKTRGLHFIQISLKDKKYFEYLIERPKLSEKFIVKIPWIPFKVTSFVEQLQEKNYKICATAIYEYSQIISALEMDVDFLAIYYSRMLRNEYSSNYIQDLLKVFQYPEKFLVASLKSKDDINKVIKMGFKNFTIDEKVAKKYFDISFPENDFEKFENDFKED; this comes from the coding sequence ATGATCTTTATTGATTCAATATCTTCTGAAGCTATTAATTTGGTGAATAAGCATTCTTTTTTCAAAGGCTTAACAACCAATCCAACTATTTTAAAGAAGAATAATTTAAATTTTTATGATGCAATCCAAGTTTTGTTAAAAACTAGAGGACTTCACTTTATCCAAATAAGTTTAAAGGACAAAAAATATTTTGAATATTTGATCGAGAGGCCGAAGCTTAGTGAAAAATTCATTGTGAAAATACCCTGGATTCCTTTTAAAGTTACAAGTTTTGTTGAACAACTTCAAGAAAAAAATTATAAAATTTGTGCAACAGCAATATATGAATATAGTCAAATAATTAGTGCATTAGAAATGGATGTAGATTTTTTAGCCATTTATTATTCTAGAATGTTAAGAAACGAATATTCAAGTAATTATATTCAAGATTTATTGAAAGTTTTTCAATATCCAGAAAAATTTCTAGTAGCTAGTTTGAAAAGTAAAGATGATATAAACAAAGTCATTAAAATGGGATTTAAAAATTTTACAATTGATGAAAAAGTAGCAAAAAAGTATTTTGATATTAGTTTTCCAGAAAACGATTTCGAAAAATTTGAAAATGATTTTAAGGAGGACTAA
- a CDS encoding class II aldolase/adducin family protein, giving the protein MDLVEKLVYFSKLIWDRKLTESIGGNFSIRFNDRIYITPTTFLKTLIEKKDIVTIDVNGKVIEGSRKPSSEWRMHALIYKTRPEINSVIHAHPPYSTLFAINGEEIPIYLTPESQIYLKKIYYTTYETPGTDRFAQKLLSGLKNGADIFILKNHGVTVIAENIEMAFAKLEMLEFICKLGFLLKNPRNFYVYDENLEVV; this is encoded by the coding sequence ATGGATTTGGTTGAGAAATTGGTTTATTTTTCAAAACTCATTTGGGATAGAAAATTAACTGAGAGTATAGGAGGGAATTTTAGTATAAGGTTTAATGATAGGATTTATATTACCCCTACTACTTTTCTAAAAACACTAATAGAAAAAAAAGATATAGTAACAATAGACGTCAATGGAAAAGTAATTGAAGGTTCTAGGAAACCTTCATCTGAGTGGAGAATGCATGCTTTAATTTATAAAACAAGGCCAGAGATAAACTCTGTTATTCATGCTCATCCACCTTATTCTACTTTGTTTGCTATAAATGGTGAGGAAATACCAATTTATTTAACACCTGAATCTCAAATTTATCTTAAAAAAATTTATTACACGACTTACGAAACTCCTGGAACTGATAGATTTGCACAAAAGTTACTCTCGGGTTTAAAAAATGGAGCAGACATATTCATATTAAAAAACCATGGAGTAACTGTGATTGCAGAAAACATAGAAATGGCGTTTGCAAAACTGGAAATGCTAGAATTTATTTGTAAATTGGGATTCTTGTTGAAGAACCCAAGGAATTTCTATGTTTATGATGAAAATTTGGAGGTAGTATAA
- a CDS encoding ABC transporter permease, with protein sequence MKKVKFNTQMILFLVVIALWIFLAVSSEYFLTYSNIRNIMRQMAIQGVLAVGMVVVIITAGIDLSVGSVVALVNIMLSKMLAGHVSISLAIFIVLIISTGVGLINGIVIYDFGVPAFIATLAMMTIARGATLLISGGSNVFGLPRSVANFASSDFLGIPTLFWFLIITVIVMELILRKTRFGKYVYALGSNPEAARLSGVDLRIVTYGVYALAGFLWGIGGILETTRLWMGVPTTGTGYELDAIAAAVLGGASLFGAEGSALGAFFGALVMITIYNGAVLLNINPFWQRIIVGIILVVIVAIDQFRKKKSND encoded by the coding sequence GTGAAAAAAGTTAAATTTAATACTCAGATGATACTATTTTTGGTTGTGATAGCATTATGGATATTTCTTGCTGTTTCAAGTGAATATTTTTTAACATATTCTAATATAAGAAATATTATGAGACAAATGGCAATTCAGGGAGTTTTGGCAGTCGGAATGGTGGTAGTAATAATCACCGCTGGAATTGATCTTTCAGTTGGTTCAGTTGTTGCGTTAGTGAATATAATGTTATCAAAGATGTTAGCCGGACATGTTTCAATTTCACTTGCCATTTTCATTGTCTTGATTATTTCTACGGGAGTAGGTTTAATAAATGGGATAGTAATATATGATTTTGGGGTTCCCGCTTTTATTGCAACACTTGCGATGATGACGATAGCAAGGGGGGCAACGTTACTGATCTCAGGAGGAAGCAACGTATTTGGTTTACCAAGAAGTGTTGCAAATTTTGCTTCTTCTGATTTTTTGGGAATTCCTACTTTATTTTGGTTTTTAATTATTACAGTAATTGTGATGGAACTAATTCTTAGAAAAACTAGATTTGGAAAATATGTCTATGCGTTAGGGAGTAATCCAGAAGCTGCAAGACTTTCTGGAGTGGATTTACGGATAGTAACTTATGGTGTATATGCTCTGGCAGGTTTTTTATGGGGAATTGGCGGAATTCTTGAAACAACAAGATTGTGGATGGGAGTCCCAACGACAGGTACTGGATATGAATTGGATGCAATAGCAGCGGCAGTGCTGGGTGGAGCGAGTTTATTTGGTGCAGAAGGTAGTGCTTTAGGGGCATTTTTTGGAGCACTTGTTATGATAACAATCTACAATGGAGCAGTTTTACTGAATATAAATCCTTTTTGGCAAAGAATAATTGTAGGTATAATTTTGGTTGTGATTGTTGCTATCGATCAGTTTAGGAAAAAGAAATCAAATGATTAG
- a CDS encoding LacI family DNA-binding transcriptional regulator translates to MSITKIAKDLGVHPSTVSRALSGKSGVSDKLRKKIIEYAEQIGFYPDARASSLRRKGKTGTLGIVVPDVGNPFYAEAIKSMEDVFYSHNFNFFLCVSDENPDKENFHLKNLISHRVDGIIAAPTLDKKTETFYKKIAELKKPIVFFDRYIPSLDIPYVVTNNKNGIIKLLKYLLKLGHKTLGIVSLSPESITGKIRLESALEFSKKFEIEIKPNWIQGFDSTQESGYLSMKKILQLKNKPSAVLILNDLTTLGALKAIKEMKVKIPNDISIVSFDDTFWNQIFDPPITCVKQEPKEMGILAAKMLINLLNHKNNLNKRIYLETKLIIRNSVKKLL, encoded by the coding sequence TTGAGTATTACAAAAATTGCAAAAGACTTAGGTGTTCATCCTTCAACGGTTTCAAGAGCACTTTCTGGAAAATCGGGTGTTAGTGACAAACTCAGAAAAAAAATTATTGAATATGCTGAACAAATCGGGTTTTACCCTGACGCACGAGCTAGTTCGTTACGACGCAAAGGGAAAACTGGAACGTTGGGAATTGTTGTTCCTGACGTTGGAAATCCTTTTTATGCCGAAGCTATAAAATCTATGGAAGATGTTTTTTATTCTCATAATTTCAACTTTTTTCTATGTGTGTCAGATGAAAATCCAGACAAAGAAAATTTTCATCTGAAAAATCTTATTTCTCACAGGGTCGATGGAATAATTGCTGCGCCAACTTTAGACAAAAAAACCGAAACTTTTTACAAGAAAATCGCAGAATTAAAAAAACCGATTGTATTTTTCGACAGATATATACCTTCACTTGACATTCCTTATGTAGTCACAAACAACAAAAACGGGATCATCAAGCTGTTGAAATATCTGCTTAAACTTGGACATAAGACACTTGGGATTGTTTCGTTATCTCCTGAATCCATAACAGGAAAAATAAGATTAGAAAGTGCTTTAGAATTCTCGAAAAAATTTGAAATTGAAATTAAACCAAACTGGATTCAAGGATTCGATTCAACACAGGAATCTGGCTACTTATCTATGAAAAAAATATTACAACTAAAAAATAAACCTTCAGCTGTATTAATTTTAAACGATTTAACAACTCTTGGTGCTTTAAAGGCAATTAAAGAAATGAAAGTTAAAATTCCTAACGATATCTCAATAGTTAGTTTTGATGATACATTCTGGAATCAAATTTTCGATCCTCCAATAACCTGCGTTAAACAAGAACCAAAAGAGATGGGAATTTTAGCAGCAAAGATGTTAATCAACTTGCTAAATCACAAGAACAATTTGAATAAACGTATATATCTCGAGACTAAACTCATTATTCGAAATTCAGTAAAAAAATTACTCTAA
- a CDS encoding TRAP transporter small permease translates to MKKFYKMIIDVIEVHFSVIFFLLLFVSMIGQVVMRYILNNPSPALYEISSYSFVWVTLLSAAYAKRLNKHIRFNILVEKFSRKKQIVIEIIFDIIVIFTFSISLYPVISQSIWYKIIKSQVLRIPWTYLIICLPLFMILLIIHNIESIIEKIKEFKQLGEK, encoded by the coding sequence ATGAAAAAATTTTATAAGATGATAATAGATGTCATTGAGGTACATTTTTCGGTTATTTTCTTTTTACTTTTATTTGTGAGTATGATAGGTCAAGTGGTAATGAGATATATACTAAATAATCCTTCACCTGCTTTATATGAAATTTCTTCATACAGTTTTGTGTGGGTAACGTTATTAAGCGCAGCATATGCTAAGAGACTTAACAAACATATAAGATTTAATATATTGGTAGAAAAGTTTTCTCGAAAGAAACAGATAGTTATTGAAATAATTTTTGATATAATTGTTATTTTTACTTTTTCAATATCATTATATCCAGTAATTAGTCAATCTATATGGTATAAGATAATAAAATCTCAAGTTTTAAGAATTCCATGGACTTATCTTATTATCTGCCTTCCGTTGTTTATGATTTTATTGATAATTCATAACATAGAATCGATTATCGAAAAAATCAAAGAATTCAAGCAACTGGGGGAGAAATAA